In a single window of the Sphingosinicella microcystinivorans genome:
- a CDS encoding Ppx/GppA phosphatase family protein, translated as MPFDVTTAPDTGVPDSPPPPSRVETGQVQRRAYAALDLGTNNCRLLIARPARGGFYVVDAFSRIVRLGEGLLETGQLSDAAQDRAVAALKACADKVRRRGVWVSRNVATEACRRASNRDAFVDRVFAETGIALDVISPEEEARLAVLGCQTLLDRRGGHALVFDIGGGSTEIILVEIGPGGRERIVSWASVPWGVVSLTETEPTHFDSIDERDAAYGRMRARVAEHLVGARDHLHPPGRPEALQLLGTSGTITTLASLHLGLAHYDRRKVDGCNVPSAALRDVGTALARMAHGERAVLPCIGNERADLIVAGCAILDAILEMFPSGEVCVADRGIREGILRTLMRRDGYRL; from the coding sequence ATGCCTTTCGATGTGACCACCGCGCCCGACACGGGCGTCCCGGATTCCCCGCCGCCGCCGTCGCGGGTCGAGACGGGTCAGGTACAGCGGCGCGCCTATGCCGCGCTCGACCTCGGCACCAACAATTGCCGCCTGCTGATCGCCCGGCCCGCGCGGGGCGGCTTCTACGTGGTGGACGCCTTCTCGCGGATCGTGCGGCTGGGCGAAGGGTTGCTCGAAACCGGGCAGCTCTCGGACGCCGCGCAGGACCGCGCCGTCGCCGCGCTCAAGGCCTGCGCCGACAAGGTGCGCCGCCGGGGCGTCTGGGTGAGCCGCAACGTCGCCACCGAGGCCTGCCGCCGGGCCAGCAACCGCGACGCCTTCGTGGACCGCGTGTTCGCCGAGACCGGCATCGCGCTCGACGTCATCTCGCCGGAAGAAGAGGCGCGGCTCGCCGTGCTCGGCTGCCAGACGCTGCTCGACCGGCGCGGCGGTCATGCGCTCGTCTTCGATATCGGCGGCGGCAGCACCGAGATCATCCTCGTCGAGATCGGGCCGGGCGGGCGCGAACGGATCGTGAGCTGGGCGAGCGTGCCGTGGGGCGTCGTCTCGCTGACCGAGACGGAGCCGACGCACTTCGACAGCATCGACGAACGCGACGCCGCCTACGGCCGGATGCGCGCGCGCGTTGCCGAACACCTCGTCGGCGCGCGGGACCACCTGCATCCGCCGGGGCGCCCGGAAGCGCTGCAACTGCTCGGCACCTCGGGCACGATCACCACGCTCGCCAGCCTGCACCTCGGCCTCGCGCACTACGACAGGCGCAAGGTGGACGGCTGCAACGTGCCGTCCGCGGCGCTTCGCGACGTGGGCACCGCGCTGGCGCGCATGGCGCACGGCGAACGCGCCGTGCTTCCCTGCATCGGCAACGAGCGGGCCGACCTGATCGTCGCGGGCTGCGCCATTCTGGACGCCATCCTCGAGATGTTCCCCTCCGGCGAGGTCTGCGTCGCCGACCGCGGCATCCGCGAGGGTATTCTCCGCACGCTGATGCGGCGCGACGGCTACAGGCTCTAG
- a CDS encoding RlmE family RNA methyltransferase — MAKGVGGRSVGGKVRVKTARRRSAASTRWIERQLNDPYVKAAKSHGYRSRAAFKLLELDEKYHFLRGVRRVVDLGAAPGGWCQVLREKHPKAVIVGIDLLEMEPLEGVSFLQMDFLAEEAPDALKEALGGAADLVLSDMAANTIGHKQTDHLRTMALVEAGLHFACEVLAPGGTFVAKVLAGGADHALVAELKRNFRTVKHSKPPASRKDSSEWYVVAQGFKGTALPGDGSNGRAADETGSGREENT; from the coding sequence ATGGCGAAGGGTGTGGGCGGCCGCTCCGTGGGCGGCAAGGTGCGGGTGAAGACGGCGCGGCGTCGTTCGGCCGCCTCGACGCGCTGGATCGAGCGGCAGCTGAACGACCCCTATGTGAAGGCGGCGAAGTCGCACGGCTATCGCTCGCGCGCCGCCTTCAAGCTGCTCGAACTCGACGAGAAGTACCATTTCCTGCGCGGCGTGCGCCGGGTGGTCGACCTCGGCGCGGCGCCCGGCGGCTGGTGCCAGGTGCTGCGCGAGAAGCACCCGAAGGCGGTGATCGTAGGCATCGACCTCCTCGAGATGGAGCCGCTGGAGGGCGTGAGCTTCCTCCAGATGGACTTCCTTGCCGAAGAGGCGCCGGACGCGCTGAAGGAAGCGCTCGGCGGGGCGGCCGACCTCGTGCTGTCGGACATGGCGGCGAACACCATCGGCCACAAGCAGACCGACCACCTGCGCACGATGGCGCTGGTGGAGGCGGGGCTCCATTTCGCGTGCGAGGTGCTGGCGCCCGGCGGTACGTTCGTCGCCAAGGTGCTGGCGGGCGGTGCGGACCACGCGCTTGTCGCGGAGCTGAAACGCAATTTCCGCACGGTGAAGCACTCGAAGCCGCCCGCGAGCCGCAAGGATTCGTCCGAGTGGTACGTGGTGGCGCAAGGGTTCAAGGGAACAGCGTTGCCCGGGGACGGTTCCAATGGCAGAGCCGCCGATGAAACCGGTTCCGGGCGAGAGGAGAATACATGA
- a CDS encoding sensor histidine kinase has translation MAGAVPRESRFGQLFRRGSLSRRMLAVSALWIITLLLIGGYALERTVGRIIVDGFDERLRSVLTALIATVELGPEGEIRLNRSLGDQRFQEPYSGLYWQISMAGQEPLRSRSLWDRALTPSTFDASKEPVAYDSDAFEGERLRIVERDIVLPDSPLVLHVQAAQNRAELDRQLARVRATVLWSLGVLGIGLIGMAGLQTGYGLWPLRRISDQIAAVRSGAVQRVSSDFPSEVSPMVAELNELLDHTEAQAEAARMHAGNLAHALKTPLAIVMNEAEGQATPLADTVRGQLAIMRRHIDHHLARARALGRRSAVNARAEVWPALEGLRRAISRIYPDVTIDLDGDRAAVFHGERQDLEEMAGNLIENAAKYGAGRVFVSVSRTDGAERFIEIVVEDDGPGIAEAERGRIFGRGARLDTEKPGTGLGLAIVKDVAEIYGGSITLGGSEDLGGLEATLRLPAAV, from the coding sequence ATGGCCGGCGCCGTACCTCGCGAATCCCGTTTCGGGCAGTTGTTCCGGCGCGGCTCGCTCAGCCGCCGGATGCTGGCGGTGTCGGCGCTGTGGATCATCACGCTGCTGCTCATCGGCGGATACGCGCTGGAGCGCACGGTCGGGCGCATCATCGTCGACGGCTTCGACGAGCGCCTGCGCAGCGTGCTCACCGCGCTCATCGCGACCGTGGAACTCGGCCCCGAGGGCGAGATCCGCCTCAACCGCTCGCTCGGCGACCAGCGCTTCCAGGAGCCCTATTCGGGCCTCTACTGGCAGATCAGCATGGCGGGGCAGGAGCCGCTGCGCTCGCGCTCGCTCTGGGACCGGGCGCTGACGCCGAGCACCTTCGACGCCAGCAAGGAGCCCGTCGCCTACGACAGCGACGCCTTCGAAGGGGAGCGGCTGCGCATCGTGGAGCGCGACATCGTGCTGCCGGACAGCCCGCTCGTGCTCCACGTTCAGGCCGCGCAGAACCGGGCGGAGCTCGACCGCCAGCTCGCCCGCGTGCGCGCGACCGTGCTGTGGTCGCTCGGCGTGCTCGGCATCGGGCTCATCGGCATGGCGGGGCTCCAGACCGGCTACGGCCTCTGGCCGCTGCGCCGCATCAGCGACCAGATCGCGGCGGTGCGCAGCGGCGCGGTGCAGCGCGTGTCCTCGGATTTCCCGTCCGAGGTGTCGCCGATGGTCGCGGAGCTCAACGAGCTTCTCGACCATACCGAGGCGCAGGCGGAGGCGGCGCGGATGCACGCGGGCAATCTCGCCCACGCGCTGAAGACTCCGCTCGCCATCGTCATGAACGAGGCGGAAGGGCAGGCGACGCCGCTGGCGGACACGGTGCGCGGCCAGCTCGCCATCATGCGGCGCCACATCGACCATCACCTCGCCCGCGCCCGCGCGCTCGGCCGCCGCTCGGCGGTGAACGCGCGCGCCGAGGTGTGGCCCGCGCTCGAAGGCCTGCGCCGCGCGATCAGCCGCATCTACCCCGACGTCACGATCGACCTCGACGGCGACCGCGCCGCGGTGTTCCACGGCGAGCGGCAGGACCTCGAGGAGATGGCGGGCAACCTCATCGAGAACGCCGCCAAGTACGGCGCGGGGCGCGTGTTCGTCTCGGTGTCGCGGACGGACGGGGCGGAGCGTTTCATCGAGATCGTCGTCGAGGACGACGGCCCCGGCATCGCGGAAGCCGAGCGCGGCCGCATCTTCGGGCGCGGCGCGCGGCTCGACACCGAAAAGCCCGGCACCGGTCTCGGCCTCGCCATCGTGAAGGACGTCGCAGAGATCTACGGCGGCAGCATCACGCTCGGCGGCAGCGAGGATCTGGGCGGGCTGGAAGCGACGCTGCGGCTGCCCGCAGCGGTGTGA
- a CDS encoding PEP-CTERM sorting domain-containing protein produces the protein MKTSNADFDYFHVETFDNKAPVTNSIYVSSGTYDNGTSGDTSDDVSFSLTYTGVNIIPTDVYGGADLTDYAVAGINLGDSYEVKISTSAGAGVNYFGYWLSALDAGNTVTFYLDDDFLQSFSAGDVASIIGSNPAYAGHPDYPAGANNSREPYAFLNFYAKDGQTFNRIVFSQAPATGGGQAGYESDNHTIGFYTRKGDDETPVTTVPEPAALALFGLGLVGLGLSRRRKRA, from the coding sequence GTGAAAACGTCCAACGCCGACTTCGACTATTTCCACGTGGAGACGTTCGATAACAAGGCGCCTGTCACCAACAGCATATATGTCTCGTCGGGCACTTACGACAACGGCACGTCCGGCGATACGAGCGACGATGTCAGCTTCTCGCTGACCTACACCGGGGTCAACATCATCCCCACCGACGTGTACGGCGGCGCGGACCTGACCGATTACGCGGTGGCCGGCATCAATCTGGGCGACAGCTACGAGGTCAAGATCTCGACGAGCGCCGGGGCGGGCGTCAATTATTTCGGCTACTGGCTGTCCGCGCTCGATGCGGGGAATACCGTGACCTTCTATCTGGACGACGATTTCCTGCAGTCGTTCTCGGCCGGAGACGTCGCGAGCATCATCGGCAGCAATCCGGCTTACGCCGGTCACCCGGACTATCCGGCCGGCGCGAACAATAGCCGGGAGCCCTACGCCTTCCTGAATTTCTATGCGAAGGACGGGCAGACCTTCAACCGGATCGTCTTTTCTCAGGCTCCGGCGACCGGCGGCGGTCAGGCCGGGTACGAGTCCGATAACCACACGATCGGCTTCTACACGCGGAAAGGCGACGACGAGACACCCGTGACGACGGTCCCCGAGCCCGCAGCCCTCGCGCTGTTCGGCCTCGGCCTGGTCGGCCTCGGCCTGAGCCGCCGCCGCAAGCGCGCGTAA
- a CDS encoding DUF4197 domain-containing protein has protein sequence MTGNVLVRGFLAATLLVGTVATAAPPAAAQGLGAPVKNILGDASDSALDKLAEPGAFYADKAIRILLPGPLKKASGLMKYTDQAGLTGNLTKSLNDAAGLAAKEAKPIFRTAINDMTLQDGIGVVSKTDGATRYLQESAGDDLHAKVRPLVADALGNVGAFDQLDKLGGKSALLSGAGLSRDGLTDSVTDQALKGIFKYIGAEEAKLRADPLGAGKKLLKGIKK, from the coding sequence ATGACCGGCAACGTCCTTGTTCGTGGTTTTCTGGCCGCAACGCTTCTTGTCGGAACGGTCGCGACGGCGGCCCCACCGGCAGCGGCGCAAGGTCTGGGCGCCCCCGTGAAGAACATCCTCGGCGACGCCTCGGACAGCGCGCTCGACAAGCTCGCCGAGCCCGGCGCCTTCTATGCCGACAAGGCGATCCGCATCCTGCTTCCGGGGCCGCTCAAGAAGGCGTCCGGCCTGATGAAATACACGGATCAGGCGGGCCTCACCGGCAATCTCACGAAGAGCCTGAACGATGCCGCCGGGCTTGCCGCGAAGGAGGCCAAGCCGATCTTTCGGACGGCGATCAACGACATGACGCTGCAGGACGGCATCGGCGTGGTCTCGAAGACCGACGGCGCGACCCGCTACCTTCAGGAAAGCGCCGGCGACGACCTGCACGCCAAGGTGCGCCCCCTCGTCGCCGACGCGCTCGGCAATGTCGGCGCCTTCGATCAGCTCGACAAGCTCGGCGGCAAATCCGCGCTCCTGTCCGGCGCGGGCCTCAGCCGCGACGGGCTGACGGACAGCGTCACGGATCAGGCGCTGAAGGGCATCTTCAAGTACATCGGCGCGGAGGAGGCGAAACTGCGCGCCGATCCGCTCGGTGCGGGAAAGAAGCTCCTGAAAGGCATCAAGAAGTAA
- a CDS encoding agmatine deiminase family protein, with protein MKRQPAEWAPHAAIWTAWPSDASLWQEDLEPAQAEVAGMVAAIVADGGEGVELLVDGPEAEATARLALADHPSVRIHQRTFGDIWLRDTGPLFLSDGSAAGFRFNGWGGKYELEGDDTVADFVAETQGAALARHDWVLEGGAIEPDGTGRVVTTRQCLLNPNRNPDLSQADIEARLAADLGLTEVIWLCDGLLNDHTDGHVDNLARFVAEGVVVVPEAAGADDPNADVYAEARQTLEAAGLDVRTIPSPGLLEVEGEAIPASYMNFLITNRKVIVPVYGQPNDEAAVAAVQALFPGRKAVGLPANHILTGGGSFHCITQQVPAL; from the coding sequence ATGAAACGACAGCCCGCCGAGTGGGCGCCGCACGCCGCGATCTGGACGGCGTGGCCCTCCGACGCATCGCTGTGGCAGGAGGACCTCGAGCCCGCGCAGGCCGAGGTCGCCGGGATGGTGGCGGCGATCGTCGCGGACGGCGGCGAGGGCGTGGAGCTTCTGGTCGACGGCCCCGAGGCGGAGGCGACGGCGCGGCTTGCGCTTGCCGATCATCCCTCGGTACGCATCCACCAGCGCACGTTCGGCGACATCTGGCTGCGCGACACCGGGCCGCTGTTCCTCTCGGACGGCAGCGCGGCGGGCTTCCGCTTCAACGGCTGGGGCGGCAAGTACGAACTGGAAGGCGACGACACGGTCGCCGACTTCGTCGCCGAGACGCAAGGTGCGGCGCTCGCCCGCCACGACTGGGTTCTCGAAGGCGGCGCCATCGAGCCGGACGGCACGGGCCGCGTCGTTACCACGCGCCAGTGCCTGCTCAACCCCAACCGGAATCCAGACCTGTCGCAAGCCGACATCGAGGCGCGGCTTGCCGCCGACCTCGGGCTGACGGAGGTGATCTGGCTCTGCGACGGGCTTCTCAATGACCACACGGACGGGCACGTCGACAACCTCGCGCGCTTCGTCGCGGAGGGCGTCGTCGTCGTGCCGGAGGCGGCGGGCGCGGACGATCCGAACGCCGACGTCTACGCCGAGGCACGGCAGACGCTGGAGGCTGCCGGGCTCGACGTGCGGACCATCCCGTCGCCCGGCCTGCTGGAGGTTGAGGGCGAGGCGATCCCGGCGAGCTACATGAACTTCCTGATCACCAACCGGAAGGTGATCGTGCCGGTCTACGGCCAGCCGAACGACGAGGCCGCGGTCGCCGCCGTTCAGGCGCTGTTCCCCGGCCGCAAGGCCGTGGGCCTTCCCGCCAATCACATCCTGACCGGTGGCGGCTCCTTCCATTGCATCACCCAGCAGGTTCCCGCGCTATGA